In the Roseibium sp. HPY-6 genome, one interval contains:
- a CDS encoding nuclear transport factor 2 family protein, producing the protein MPIVELHLLQGYGQEAKRRLHEALTDAVRLVVPAPPEAITVMIHEMEPANYSRGRVQRSGAPALEDQGDLVRRFLSAMEARDLETAQEMLSADFSMQFPGAHPMHRLEELIEWARERYRSVKKTYTGFDVMQGAGPAALVYCRGTLSGEWPDGTPFEGIRFIDRFELENGRITRQDVWNDIAEVKAQA; encoded by the coding sequence ATGCCTATCGTCGAACTGCATCTCCTGCAGGGCTACGGACAAGAGGCAAAGCGGCGTCTGCATGAGGCGTTGACAGACGCTGTCCGGCTTGTCGTGCCCGCTCCACCTGAAGCCATAACCGTGATGATCCACGAAATGGAACCAGCCAATTACTCCCGTGGCCGTGTTCAAAGATCCGGCGCGCCTGCGCTGGAGGATCAGGGCGATTTGGTAAGACGGTTTCTGAGCGCCATGGAGGCGCGTGACCTGGAAACCGCGCAGGAGATGCTGTCAGCGGACTTCTCCATGCAGTTTCCGGGCGCACATCCGATGCACCGTCTGGAGGAGCTGATCGAGTGGGCCAGGGAGCGATATCGGTCCGTGAAAAAAACCTACACAGGGTTTGACGTCATGCAGGGCGCCGGGCCAGCCGCGCTGGTTTACTGCAGGGGAACGCTTTCGGGTGAATGGCCCGATGGAACCCCGTTTGAGGGCATCCGCTTCATCGACCGGTTTGAACTCGAAAACGGCAGGATTACCCGACAGGACGTCTGGAACGACATTGCGGAAGTAAAGGCGCAAGCATGA
- a CDS encoding hydantoinase B/oxoprolinase family protein produces the protein MSEIDAITLSVLSGRMEQIADEMDATLFRAAFNPIIAEAHDASHGLYHAQSGDTLVQGKSGLPIFVGVMSFAVKAVIEKAAAEGDLQDGDIFIFNDAHIGGTHLSDMRLVRPYFRDGELFCYLASVGHWHDVGGAVPGNYNPAATEVFQEAFVLPPVRLARGGEINQDIIDILLRNTRLPQSAMGDLNGQLGALDLGIRRMDELLDEYGALTVSSALDALGHRAEALMRSELEALPDGRWEAVDYLDNDGITDEPLAIRVALEIRGDSMTLDFTGSAPQCAGPVNIALPTTVATAYVAIKHIFPALPANAGVMRPIHVEVPQGSLLSAEFPSPTGGYTETILRMIDVVFSAFAKAAPERVVANAYGTINALSIAGKRSNGQRWVMFSFYGGGHGGSHESDGLNHGNAPISTATIPPMEILEAAYPVMFRTWALRPDSAGAGQHRGGMGAVYEIEVLEENGAEAFLFGERGRFAPKGIADGQDGALNRFSFEQDEGWGVPPLASKMRGIKLRQGQAVRLETPGGGGYGKAEERAASDVARDVVRGLVDPEKADQLYGTAWREMSS, from the coding sequence ATGAGCGAGATTGATGCCATCACCCTGTCCGTTCTGTCCGGCCGCATGGAGCAGATTGCGGACGAAATGGATGCAACGCTGTTTCGCGCGGCATTCAACCCGATCATTGCCGAAGCGCACGATGCCAGTCACGGTCTCTACCACGCCCAAAGCGGCGACACGCTGGTGCAGGGCAAATCGGGCCTGCCGATTTTTGTCGGTGTCATGTCCTTTGCCGTGAAGGCCGTCATTGAGAAAGCGGCTGCGGAAGGGGATCTCCAGGACGGCGACATATTCATCTTCAACGATGCCCATATCGGCGGGACGCATCTTTCGGACATGCGTCTTGTCCGGCCTTATTTTCGCGATGGTGAACTCTTCTGTTATCTCGCCTCCGTCGGGCACTGGCACGATGTGGGCGGGGCGGTGCCGGGCAACTACAATCCGGCCGCCACCGAAGTCTTTCAGGAGGCTTTTGTGTTGCCGCCGGTACGTCTGGCGCGCGGCGGCGAAATAAACCAGGACATCATCGACATCCTGTTGCGCAACACGCGCCTGCCGCAATCTGCAATGGGAGACCTGAACGGCCAGCTGGGTGCGCTTGATCTCGGAATCAGGCGGATGGACGAACTGCTCGACGAATATGGGGCTTTAACGGTCAGTTCCGCGCTTGATGCCCTGGGTCACAGGGCCGAAGCCCTGATGCGATCGGAGCTTGAAGCTCTGCCGGACGGCCGTTGGGAAGCGGTGGATTATCTCGACAATGACGGCATCACGGATGAACCGCTGGCGATCCGGGTCGCGTTAGAGATCAGGGGCGATAGCATGACCCTCGACTTTACAGGCTCTGCACCGCAATGCGCCGGCCCGGTCAACATTGCGCTGCCGACAACGGTTGCCACCGCTTATGTCGCGATTAAGCATATCTTCCCGGCCCTGCCTGCGAACGCGGGCGTCATGCGGCCGATCCATGTCGAGGTTCCGCAAGGATCGCTGCTGTCCGCCGAATTTCCGAGCCCGACAGGCGGTTATACGGAGACGATCCTCCGCATGATTGACGTGGTTTTTTCCGCCTTTGCAAAGGCGGCGCCTGAGCGCGTTGTTGCAAACGCCTATGGAACGATCAACGCCTTGTCGATCGCCGGCAAGCGCAGCAACGGGCAGCGCTGGGTGATGTTCAGTTTTTACGGGGGCGGGCATGGCGGCTCGCATGAAAGCGATGGCCTCAATCACGGCAACGCACCGATATCGACCGCGACCATCCCGCCGATGGAAATCCTCGAGGCTGCCTATCCGGTGATGTTCCGTACGTGGGCCTTGCGGCCCGACAGTGCCGGTGCGGGACAGCATCGCGGCGGCATGGGTGCGGTTTACGAGATCGAGGTTCTTGAAGAAAACGGCGCCGAAGCGTTTTTGTTTGGCGAACGCGGCCGCTTTGCCCCCAAGGGTATTGCCGACGGACAGGATGGGGCCCTGAATAGGTTTTCCTTTGAGCAGGACGAGGGTTGGGGCGTGCCACCCCTTGCCTCAAAAATGCGTGGCATCAAGTTGCGGCAGGGCCAGGCAGTCAGACTGGAAACGCCAGGTGGCGGTGGCTACGGCAAGGCCGAGGAACGCGCCGCGTCGGATGTCGCACGTGACGTCGTCCGCGGTCTGGTCGACCCTGAGAAAGCCGATCAACTTTACGGAACCGCTTGGCGGGAGATGTCTTCATGA
- a CDS encoding hydantoinase/oxoprolinase family protein: MKGRMIGVDVGGTFTDVFVLNEADGSASVAKVPTTRPDQSGGFLEGISRQVTDMSEVSVVVHGTTAGTNALLERKGATTGVICTQGLRDVLEMRRRDRPRTWGLRGDFEPVVDRRNRLEVPERTLADGSIRTPVDLDAVRAAARQLQDQGCEAVAILFANAYANSANEAAAVAAVREIWQNQHVSASSEILPEIREFERFSTTALNAYLQPEVSGYLHRLEQALASGGFDGEFMIVQSNGGVMAVETACRLPVRTALSGPAAGVIAAGYIASSAGFDNVITGDMGGTSFDVSLISKGQSMLSPQTSIDFGMVVRTPMIEITTIGAGGGSIAWVDKGGLLNIGPESAGSDPGPVAYGLGNTRPTVTDANVVLGRIDPDNPIGGKLERLDVEAAREAIDRHVGQPLALDTLAAAEAILRVANSRMAGAIRLVSIERGFDPKNFAFMPFGGGGALHAGAMLKDVGIARAIVPRYPGVTSAMGCVIADMRQDFVQTINALVAVMDETALAAFMQDHTDHGMALLDAARTTFEARELSFELDMAYIGQTHTVAVPLGVRTENGRIVPPTRAEIEKAFDATYEATFGRLLKDGVRRILNLRSSVTGKRPKFDLKTLAPETAGRSEPKTSRKVHFGGAWHETKIFDRLELPVGTVIEGPAILEQPDTTVLVDPDLQARVDLFGNTIIEPLGGQS; the protein is encoded by the coding sequence ATGAAAGGACGCATGATCGGCGTCGATGTCGGCGGCACATTCACCGATGTCTTTGTGCTCAACGAGGCCGACGGATCCGCCTCCGTTGCCAAGGTTCCGACGACGCGGCCGGATCAGTCCGGCGGGTTTCTGGAAGGGATCTCCCGGCAGGTGACCGATATGTCGGAGGTATCGGTCGTCGTCCACGGAACGACGGCCGGCACCAATGCGCTGCTGGAACGAAAGGGCGCAACAACGGGGGTTATCTGCACGCAGGGCCTGCGTGATGTCCTGGAAATGCGCCGCCGCGACCGACCGAGAACCTGGGGTCTGCGCGGCGATTTCGAACCGGTCGTCGACCGTCGTAATCGCCTTGAAGTGCCGGAGCGAACACTGGCGGATGGGTCGATCAGAACGCCGGTTGACCTGGATGCGGTTCGCGCAGCGGCGCGCCAGCTTCAGGATCAGGGCTGTGAAGCCGTGGCAATCCTCTTTGCCAATGCCTATGCCAATTCGGCAAACGAAGCGGCGGCGGTGGCTGCGGTGCGCGAGATCTGGCAGAACCAGCATGTCTCGGCCTCTTCTGAGATCCTGCCCGAGATCCGCGAGTTTGAGCGCTTCTCGACAACGGCGCTCAATGCCTACCTCCAGCCGGAAGTATCGGGTTATCTGCACCGCCTCGAACAGGCACTCGCCTCGGGCGGGTTCGACGGCGAATTCATGATCGTGCAATCCAACGGCGGCGTGATGGCCGTGGAAACGGCTTGCCGCCTGCCGGTTCGAACGGCGTTGTCTGGACCGGCCGCGGGGGTGATCGCCGCCGGCTACATCGCGTCTTCGGCGGGTTTCGACAATGTGATCACCGGCGACATGGGCGGCACCAGCTTCGATGTCTCCCTGATCTCGAAGGGACAGTCCATGCTGTCCCCGCAGACCTCCATTGACTTCGGCATGGTGGTGCGGACACCGATGATCGAGATCACCACGATCGGTGCCGGTGGCGGGTCGATTGCCTGGGTCGACAAGGGTGGTCTGCTGAACATTGGGCCGGAAAGTGCGGGCTCTGATCCCGGACCTGTTGCCTATGGCCTTGGCAACACGCGCCCGACTGTTACGGATGCCAATGTCGTTCTCGGCCGGATCGACCCGGACAATCCGATCGGCGGAAAACTCGAACGGCTTGACGTGGAGGCCGCTCGCGAGGCCATCGACCGGCATGTCGGACAGCCGCTTGCCCTGGACACCCTCGCAGCGGCTGAAGCAATTCTGCGGGTTGCAAACTCACGCATGGCTGGCGCGATCCGGCTCGTCAGCATCGAGCGTGGCTTTGATCCCAAGAACTTCGCCTTCATGCCATTTGGCGGTGGGGGCGCATTGCATGCGGGTGCGATGCTGAAGGATGTCGGCATCGCACGCGCGATCGTGCCGCGCTATCCGGGCGTCACCTCCGCGATGGGATGCGTGATCGCGGATATGCGCCAGGACTTTGTGCAAACGATCAACGCACTGGTTGCGGTAATGGATGAAACCGCGCTTGCGGCGTTCATGCAGGATCACACGGATCATGGCATGGCCCTTCTCGATGCTGCCAGGACAACCTTCGAAGCACGCGAGCTGAGTTTTGAACTGGACATGGCTTACATCGGCCAGACGCATACCGTGGCTGTGCCGCTCGGTGTCCGGACCGAAAACGGCCGGATCGTGCCGCCAACGCGCGCCGAAATCGAAAAGGCGTTTGACGCCACCTACGAGGCGACGTTCGGGAGGCTTCTGAAAGATGGCGTACGCCGGATCTTGAACCTGCGCAGCTCGGTCACCGGAAAGCGCCCGAAATTCGACCTGAAAACCCTCGCCCCCGAAACGGCCGGTCGATCTGAACCGAAGACCTCGCGCAAAGTGCATTTTGGCGGTGCGTGGCATGAAACAAAGATATTCGACCGGCTCGAGCTGCCGGTCGGAACGGTAATCGAAGGTCCGGCTATCCTCGAACAGCCGGATACGACTGTGCTTGTCGACCCTGACTTGCAGGCCCGTGTCGATCTCTTCGGCAATACCATAATCGAACCCCTTGGAGGTCAGTCATGA
- a CDS encoding cysteine hydrolase yields the protein MNEPQTWNLARTALLTIDLQNDFLHPDGAYGRAGQRADSIAALPARIAPLVKALRKHGGHYISAQFTLVPDASGEPLIAPHLKKLRPFLTKGDFAPGSFGNTLVDELYPADFVIEKVAYSAFYQTRLEYIMRAVGIDTLIVGGIVTNGGVASTLRDAHLRNIDTVLLTDGSAAFNEEVHQATLLSLATVTGRMPCEDVLAWLENAS from the coding sequence ATGAACGAGCCGCAGACGTGGAATCTTGCCAGAACGGCACTGCTGACGATTGATCTCCAAAACGATTTTCTCCACCCCGACGGCGCCTATGGCCGTGCCGGTCAACGGGCGGACAGCATCGCCGCATTGCCGGCGCGCATCGCACCGCTGGTGAAGGCCCTTCGCAAGCATGGCGGGCACTATATTTCCGCCCAGTTCACTCTGGTGCCGGACGCCAGCGGCGAGCCTCTGATCGCGCCGCACCTCAAGAAACTCCGGCCTTTTCTGACAAAAGGGGATTTCGCTCCGGGCAGTTTCGGCAACACGCTGGTCGATGAGCTTTATCCGGCCGACTTCGTGATCGAAAAGGTAGCCTATTCCGCATTTTATCAGACACGGCTGGAGTACATCATGCGCGCCGTCGGCATTGATACCCTGATCGTCGGCGGCATTGTCACCAATGGCGGTGTCGCATCGACATTGCGCGATGCGCACTTGCGCAACATCGATACGGTTCTACTGACCGACGGCAGCGCAGCTTTCAACGAGGAGGTTCACCAGGCAACGCTCTTGTCGCTTGCAACCGTTACCGGCCGCATGCCGTGTGAGGACGTGCTGGCATGGCTGGAGAATGCGTCATGA
- a CDS encoding isocitrate lyase/phosphoenolpyruvate mutase family protein, protein MSLKKRLQQDNILVAPGVYDGLTASIATEAGFEALYLSGAAVSYTRLGRPDIGLTAVTEMTDAMALIADRTELPVIIDADTGFGNALNAQRTMRLYERAGASALQVEDQTYPKRCGHLADKSLISPGEMAGKVKAMSDARNSDETLIIARTDAIAVEGLSAAIDRAEMYLEAGADVLFIEAPRSREQLSEVARHFENRVPLLANMVEGGATPITGADDLEELGYSIVIFPGGIVRAIARTAGDYYESLRKNGSNRPFADRMFDFEGLNGVIGTAEMLAKGVSYDRNES, encoded by the coding sequence ATGAGCCTGAAAAAGCGCCTGCAACAAGACAATATTCTGGTCGCACCGGGCGTCTATGACGGCCTGACTGCTTCCATTGCGACTGAGGCGGGCTTCGAAGCGCTGTACCTGAGCGGCGCTGCGGTCTCCTACACCCGCCTTGGACGTCCCGACATAGGGCTGACGGCCGTCACAGAGATGACTGACGCAATGGCACTGATTGCGGATCGCACTGAATTGCCGGTCATCATTGACGCCGACACGGGGTTCGGAAACGCCCTCAATGCGCAAAGAACCATGCGACTCTATGAGCGTGCAGGCGCATCGGCGCTTCAGGTCGAGGATCAGACCTACCCGAAAAGATGCGGTCATCTCGCGGACAAGTCCCTGATTTCACCCGGTGAAATGGCAGGCAAGGTCAAGGCCATGTCCGATGCGCGAAACTCGGACGAAACCCTGATCATCGCCCGCACGGATGCCATTGCCGTCGAGGGTCTTTCGGCGGCGATCGACCGCGCTGAAATGTATCTGGAGGCTGGTGCCGATGTTCTTTTCATCGAAGCGCCCCGGTCACGCGAGCAACTCTCGGAAGTCGCGCGGCATTTCGAAAACCGCGTGCCATTGCTGGCCAACATGGTCGAGGGTGGCGCGACACCGATCACCGGAGCCGATGATCTGGAGGAACTGGGCTATTCGATCGTGATATTCCCGGGCGGCATTGTCCGTGCGATCGCGCGAACGGCTGGAGACTATTACGAGAGCCTTCGAAAAAACGGCAGCAATCGGCCATTTGCTGACAGAATGTTCGACTTCGAGGGCCTCAACGGCGTGATCGGAACGGCCGAAATGCTGGCCAAGGGCGTGTCGTATGACCGAAACGAAAGCTGA
- a CDS encoding FAD-dependent oxidoreductase, translating to MTETKADVAPAPDSFDLTCETLIIGAGAGGLVAALAADEASQSVLVVEADPVPAGSTALSAGLIPAAGTSIQARVGIEDDAGRFAADIQKKAGDQNEQSLVDRLTRHSAPAIDWLSDTFGLPFSVITNFEYPGHSRKRMHGLPTRSGAELIDTLRATCETVGIDIVCERRANRLFFEDGTVKGIAVSRPDGGIETIGCEKLILACNGFGGNRMLVHQLLPDIENALWFGHDGNRGEALLWGRSIGADLAHLGSYQGHGNVAHPHGILITWAVITEGGVQVNKHGRRFWNEAQGYSEAARAVLAQPDGEAFAIFDGRIASIARQFEDFKQAEAVGAIKTSETPERLARELGLPPEAFAETMASIPVGGVDEFNREFGSEALQAPFCGVRVTGALFHTQGGLRTGDNARVIGADGSGFANLYACGGAACGVSGKADSGYLSGNGLLSAIVLGMLAGRAPLS from the coding sequence ATGACCGAAACGAAAGCTGACGTCGCACCGGCCCCCGACAGTTTTGACCTGACATGCGAAACCCTGATCATTGGCGCTGGCGCGGGCGGGCTGGTCGCAGCCCTTGCGGCTGACGAGGCGAGCCAGTCTGTGCTCGTTGTCGAAGCCGACCCGGTGCCGGCAGGATCGACGGCCCTCTCCGCCGGACTGATCCCTGCCGCTGGTACCAGTATTCAGGCCAGGGTCGGCATCGAAGATGACGCCGGGCGCTTTGCGGCAGACATTCAGAAAAAAGCAGGCGATCAGAACGAACAGTCGCTGGTAGATCGCCTGACCCGCCATTCGGCACCGGCAATCGACTGGTTGTCGGACACGTTCGGCTTGCCCTTTTCGGTGATTACGAATTTTGAGTATCCGGGCCACAGCCGGAAACGCATGCACGGTCTGCCGACGAGATCCGGTGCAGAGCTGATCGACACGCTCCGGGCCACGTGCGAAACGGTCGGGATCGATATCGTTTGCGAGCGGCGCGCCAATCGTCTGTTCTTTGAAGACGGGACTGTCAAAGGCATCGCGGTTTCGAGGCCCGACGGCGGGATTGAGACCATCGGCTGCGAAAAGCTCATCCTTGCCTGCAACGGCTTTGGCGGCAACCGGATGCTGGTGCATCAGCTTCTGCCGGACATCGAGAACGCACTGTGGTTCGGGCATGACGGCAATCGGGGCGAAGCGCTACTTTGGGGCCGGTCAATCGGTGCCGATCTTGCGCATCTCGGTTCCTATCAGGGGCATGGCAACGTCGCCCATCCCCACGGCATCCTCATAACCTGGGCCGTGATAACGGAGGGCGGTGTCCAGGTGAACAAGCACGGCAGGCGGTTCTGGAACGAGGCGCAAGGCTATTCCGAAGCAGCGCGAGCTGTTCTGGCGCAGCCGGACGGGGAAGCATTTGCGATCTTCGACGGCCGGATCGCATCCATTGCCCGTCAGTTCGAGGACTTCAAACAAGCAGAAGCGGTGGGGGCGATCAAGACGAGCGAAACGCCGGAAAGGCTCGCCCGTGAGCTTGGTCTGCCGCCCGAGGCTTTCGCGGAAACGATGGCATCAATTCCCGTAGGTGGCGTCGATGAGTTCAACCGCGAATTCGGGTCCGAAGCCTTGCAGGCGCCCTTTTGCGGTGTACGGGTGACCGGCGCACTTTTTCACACCCAGGGCGGTCTCAGAACGGGCGACAACGCGCGTGTCATTGGAGCGGACGGGTCGGGATTTGCCAATCTTTATGCTTGCGGCGGGGCGGCATGCGGTGTGTCGGGCAAAGCCGACAGCGGATATCTTTCCGGGAACGGGCTCCTGAGCGCAATCGTGCTGGGAATGCTGGCCGGCCGGGCGCCGCTGTCGTAA
- a CDS encoding aldo/keto reductase, whose translation MTLMPPRQPLAEGLEISRILTGLWQVADIEKDGTILDPDAAADDLEKYLEAGFSTFDMADHYGSAEIISGRLLSRHRENNPPQICTKWCPEPGPMSADVVRAGVQDRLDRLNTNRIDLLQFHWWSFEHPAWLDALHELARLKEEGLIRALGVTNFDAAHLRLALTDGIPLVTNQVSFSMIDRRAAGPLAELCAVSDVKLLAYGTLCGGFLSERWLGKEEPSHLTDWSKMKYKRFIDAAGGWSAFQGILLAARDVAKKHGVSIANVATRWVLDQPSVAGVIVGARIGESEHIADNAKLFSFSLDPDDHDRLALAFAATKDVPGDCGDEYRRPPFLTASGDLSHHLAEMPLAHSARNAPHRPDAAQVLTGSDWEEIAGYCRAQKIGNRILVSGTTAVAGAARAVAPEDAGAQTTYILDKILAALTALGASAKDVVRTRIYIVDEADVLDISKAHGRVFADIKPANTLVVVAGLIGDHKVEIEAEAVLPEAAPT comes from the coding sequence ATGACACTGATGCCGCCGCGCCAGCCGCTTGCCGAAGGACTTGAGATCAGCCGCATCCTGACAGGCCTCTGGCAGGTCGCCGATATCGAAAAAGACGGGACCATTCTTGATCCGGACGCGGCTGCCGACGATCTCGAAAAGTACCTGGAAGCAGGGTTTTCGACGTTCGACATGGCCGACCATTACGGCAGCGCTGAGATCATCTCGGGTCGCTTGCTGTCCAGGCATCGTGAGAACAATCCGCCCCAGATCTGCACCAAATGGTGTCCGGAACCCGGACCAATGAGCGCAGACGTCGTCCGAGCAGGCGTTCAGGACAGGCTTGACCGGCTCAATACCAACCGGATCGATCTGCTGCAATTCCACTGGTGGAGCTTTGAGCACCCCGCCTGGCTCGATGCGCTACATGAATTGGCACGCCTGAAGGAAGAAGGTCTGATCAGGGCTCTTGGCGTGACAAATTTCGACGCTGCGCACCTTAGGCTGGCGCTCACCGACGGCATCCCGCTTGTGACCAACCAGGTGTCGTTCTCGATGATCGACCGGCGCGCCGCGGGACCGCTCGCCGAACTCTGCGCCGTCTCTGACGTGAAGCTGCTCGCCTATGGCACGCTTTGCGGTGGCTTCCTGTCTGAGAGATGGCTGGGCAAAGAGGAACCTTCGCACCTCACTGACTGGTCGAAGATGAAATACAAACGCTTCATCGACGCCGCAGGCGGTTGGTCGGCTTTTCAGGGCATTCTCCTTGCGGCCCGCGACGTTGCGAAAAAACATGGCGTTTCGATTGCCAATGTTGCGACACGCTGGGTTCTGGATCAACCGTCTGTCGCCGGTGTGATCGTCGGAGCCCGCATCGGCGAAAGCGAGCACATTGCCGACAATGCCAAGCTGTTTTCATTCTCGCTGGACCCGGACGATCACGATCGGCTCGCGCTGGCATTTGCCGCAACAAAAGACGTGCCGGGGGACTGCGGCGATGAATACCGGCGCCCTCCATTCCTGACTGCGTCGGGGGACCTCAGCCATCACCTTGCCGAAATGCCGCTTGCCCACAGCGCCAGAAATGCTCCACACCGGCCCGACGCCGCGCAGGTTCTCACAGGATCCGACTGGGAAGAGATCGCCGGATACTGCCGGGCCCAGAAGATCGGTAACAGGATCCTTGTGTCAGGCACCACGGCCGTTGCCGGTGCAGCCCGTGCTGTTGCGCCGGAAGATGCAGGCGCGCAGACGACCTACATTCTCGACAAGATCTTGGCTGCGCTCACCGCGCTCGGCGCCAGCGCCAAGGACGTTGTGCGGACGCGGATTTACATCGTCGACGAAGCCGATGTGCTCGACATATCAAAAGCGCACGGACGTGTTTTTGCGGATATCAAACCGGCCAACACACTTGTAGTCGTTGCCGGACTGATTGGCGATCACAAGGTGGAAATCGAGGCGGAAGCCGTTCTGCCTGAAGCGGCGCCGACTTAA
- a CDS encoding GntR family transcriptional regulator, with amino-acid sequence MSQPKIARIDQSKLRESAYDALREAFTRGAFAPGETVSLRTLADQLGISLTPVREAVRRLVAEGALVDTPSRTLEVPPFDADRMRELKSARLALEALLLEEAMDHLDTAAIDALEDIISAPRSDSSTPDLKQNYDFHFSLYRRSGSRVILPLVEALWLQYGAFLNLVVRERSANEIPEHIHHQEIVAALRKANRGAAQRALAMDIERSFKLLLPET; translated from the coding sequence ATGAGCCAGCCGAAGATTGCCCGGATAGATCAGTCCAAACTGCGCGAGAGTGCCTATGACGCCTTGCGCGAGGCCTTTACGCGCGGGGCCTTCGCACCTGGCGAGACGGTTAGCCTGAGAACACTGGCGGATCAGCTCGGCATCTCTCTGACACCTGTGCGCGAGGCGGTCCGGCGCCTCGTCGCTGAGGGTGCTCTTGTCGATACGCCGAGCCGCACGCTCGAAGTTCCCCCGTTTGACGCGGACAGAATGCGGGAACTGAAATCAGCGCGCCTCGCTCTTGAAGCCTTGCTGCTGGAAGAGGCGATGGACCACCTGGATACAGCCGCCATCGACGCGCTAGAGGACATCATATCCGCCCCCCGATCCGACAGCAGCACGCCAGATCTCAAGCAGAACTACGACTTTCATTTCAGCCTTTACCGGCGCTCCGGGTCGCGGGTGATCCTGCCTCTGGTGGAGGCGCTCTGGCTGCAATATGGCGCGTTCTTGAACCTCGTTGTCCGGGAGCGGTCCGCAAACGAGATCCCGGAACACATCCATCACCAGGAGATCGTTGCCGCGCTCAGGAAAGCGAACCGTGGCGCGGCACAGCGCGCTTTGGCGATGGATATCGAACGCAGCTTCAAACTCCTGTTGCCGGAAACCTGA
- a CDS encoding TIGR04076 family protein: MADENKGDLEETSSEKEDGFWLYDLKVETVLDGRTPVCRHIEGESFAVEGEALVFAEGQRVSMYALAAVLPLLPAKQRDTHPNDWMSTDAEVACADPHCGGRFRITRTQKRWFTHAETSGLPEARGTPYWQKDEAE, translated from the coding sequence GTGGCTGACGAAAACAAAGGTGACCTCGAAGAAACATCCTCTGAAAAAGAGGACGGGTTCTGGCTCTATGACCTGAAAGTGGAGACAGTTCTCGACGGGCGAACACCTGTGTGCCGGCACATTGAAGGCGAAAGTTTCGCCGTGGAGGGCGAAGCACTTGTATTCGCCGAAGGGCAGCGTGTTTCCATGTATGCGCTCGCGGCGGTCCTGCCGCTTCTGCCGGCCAAACAACGGGACACGCACCCGAATGACTGGATGTCGACCGATGCGGAAGTTGCCTGTGCCGACCCGCATTGCGGCGGGCGATTCCGGATAACACGCACGCAAAAGCGCTGGTTCACCCATGCTGAAACGAGTGGCCTGCCCGAAGCGCGCGGCACGCCATACTGGCAAAAGGATGAGGCGGAATGA